DNA from Strix aluco isolate bStrAlu1 chromosome 2, bStrAlu1.hap1, whole genome shotgun sequence:
CTAACTTTAAGAATACTTTTATATCTCATAATTTTACCTGTATCCAGTAAATTATAGAAAGTGCAGCCTGAGCCTCAAATTTTGGTTATTAAACACCCACTGATAATAAAACGAATTTCAAAAGGGTTAGGTAACAAAGCACAAATATCAGGGATCAGACTTAAGTCTTTACATTAGGAAGGCAAAATTTTCATAATACAAAAAGGGAACCAGAAGGATTGAAAAAGCAGGCAACACTCCTCTCACACCTTTATTTCTTATTTAGTACTGAAGACTAACGAGCTACACAGAGCAAATCATTGCATGGTTTTGGAACCATCTGAAAACAGTGAGGGGTAGATTCAGTTGTGCACAGGTAGGCACCCAGTGCTTTTTGCAGATGCACTACCATATCCCACAtagcctccagcagcagcacaactGTGTTTTGTAGATTTTGGGGTATTGAATTTGTCAGTCCCTTTCCAATGAAGAAACCTCTTTCTCCTTGGAGGATGAACTTTTGTATGTGACCTCCATATAAAACATCAAAATGGAGCTTGACACCATGACACTTCTCACCATTTGAGGTGCCACATTCAAAAGTAGGTGCTATCTCATGTCAGGAACCTACTGCGAGTACTTAAGGAAGGACTTTAGTCTCCTCATACTTCCTACAATCAAGAGAAAGACAGTCCACCTTCTTCACTTTCTACTCAGAAAAACATTGTGACAACAAAAGAATAACAGTAATTTTAACTGCAAGAACTTCTTTTTAAGAAACTATagcataatttatttctcttcttcttaGTAAAGCCCAATCGACCAGAAAATGTGACATTCTTCTGGAAAGATGACACTGTTACTGTAAGCTGTAATAAACCAGAGAGAGCTGTGAAGTGCTTGAGACTTGAGCTTCAATACAAAAGCAAGTTTGACAAAGAGTGGCAAGTGAGTTGGACATGACATTTTGAATCAACATTGAAAGGAGCTGGAAGTAGCATCTCCATAGAAtgtaaaataaagttattttcaaatGGTTCTCCCATCCTATATTTTCAAATATAGATGGTAGCAGAAAACAGACAGATTTTTAGGATCCTGGATCCCTGCCATGCCAAAAATCATTTACTTTTTGAGTTATAACTAGTTGCCACCCAAAGAGCTGAGGACACTCTAAGGGAAAGGTTCATTGGAAgataaaagcagaaagcagagtagagaaaagaatatagaaaaagggagaaaaaaaaatgaaatagaatgaaagaaaagagatgaaGGGATTTCTATTTATTCTAAAGTTAGTTGTTAagtatttctaaatattatttcattGACTTAAACCTTTCCAGTCTCAAATATAACTTGTAAATATTTTGTGGATCTATGTCTTTGCATATTGTAAATATGTAAGTGTAACATAGTGCACTATGTAATGATTGTTATGATCTTCAACTCAATATCAGACAATGAGGAATGGATATAAATAGTGAACAGTCAGGCAAGAAACAGAATTCCTTGAAACTCAGAGAGGTTAAAATTCAGTTCTGAGGTTTTGGGTTGGCCTATCCCTTGTCCTAGTTGTGAATACAACTGAGTGTAACATTCTGAAGCACGGtcttgaaaaacagaattaaCGATGATACACCTTCCTTCTCAGTCCAGAACTTCTAAGTGTTGCAGTGTTGGAGAGCAAGGCTTTGATCCAAGGAAATGCTATTCTTTCCGGGTCAGACTGAAGAGGCTAGTACCCTACTGCAACGTAGTTAATTACAGcagtgactgggaagcagaaacaTTTTGGATGAATGGCACATTATTAGGTAACAACTGTGCTGCATTCATATATTGTCTTAAGTACAAATGGGGAAGGGGTCACTGCAAAAGATTCTGGGAACATGCAGCAAATTAATGTTGCACTGTTGTGCTCCATCTTCTGTTATCAAAGAAAGTTCATGGGGATATCTAATTGCCCAAGTTTAACTCCTGTCCAGTTTGTTCCCGATGGCCCATAACACTATCCATTTGTGCCATAATAAGCAAAGTTAAAACTGTCCATATAATTTGTGTTACAATACTGTCTAGGGTCCACCAATGACAGTGATGTGATTcatggggggtgtggggtggaggggagggggggtgtgtgtccacATATGATAAGTGGACATCAAACCTGAACCCTAAGAAAACCCTTGATGCCCCATTTTTGAAGGCAGTTGTTTTGAGAGTGCATCCAGTTGAACTACAGGACCAGAGGTCATAGTAGTCTGATGGTCATATGTGTGGTATTGATCAAAACAGGGAGGATGGGGGAAAAGAGATGAAATGGAAGCAAAGTCAATATCAGCACTGTGTTCCCACCAGACAGACACATTGAACTGAGTGTGATTGACTTCGATTAGACCTTTGATGGAAACAGTATTTCTACTGGTTATCAAAATCAAAAAACAGTTTTACTGTAGTAAAGGAAAGACTGTACACCATCCCAACAGATTTGTATGGCTGCCAGCAGGTaactgaaaggaaggaaagcacagaggaGATGGACTAATGGTTTAGTTGTTCTGGGTGCCCCTGGATAAAAAGTGACATTGGCTCAGCCCCTTCATTGGGGCAAGCACTTTACTTCAGGATTATAATGAGTTATTATTGATGCCAAAGCTAACATCAGAGGAAGACATGAACAAAGTTATGCTCAAGAAATTTCATAGACTCTGAATGCCTTACTTGGGGATCACAACATTTCTTGTCGCTTTCTGGCAAGATGAACAAAGCAGGCATGTGGAAAAGGCTGGACAGTTGCTCCTGTATGAATAATCATTAGTTTTTATAGGTTTTATGTGGACAGCAGATCAATAGTAGGAGGTAGAGTTTTGAGGTGGCATTacaaaagctgcaggaaaaacacTGGGAATGCTGAAAAATGCACAAATGTATTAGTTTTATATACCTGTGAGCTAGATGATATCCTGCCACTAGTTACTTTCTGGGTATCAACACTTGTGGTTTGCTGACATTTTGTTTGCTGGGATGGGAGAGATGTTGCTTGGTTCTTTGTTTTGTCTTAGGAAATAAGACATTTAGGCTACAAGTAAAATTGCACTTGCAGCTTTGGTGATTGTAAGCAGATCTATATATAATATAGATCTTAGCACAAAGTTGCTGTATCACTGTCAATGCAATGTGATGAAGATGAAAATTTATAACATCATTTATAACATCTCTACTCTTTGCCTGTAAGCCTGCTCCTTTGTCCTGTACCAGGTCAATTTAGATATATAATGtacaattttctttgtttcaaggtTTGGgatagcttttcttttcagtttcacttGAACAATTCATCTTGtcttatttgttcttaaaaacttatctgtttgctttctttttttttaaaaagaaaaatcaatgttccAGCATGATTAAGAATATTTACtgttaaagcagaaaataattttttcacatACTTTTTTTGTGACTATTCCTAGATTCATGTGATGATGATGTAAAATCTCAGTCAAACCCAATAGTTGTTTTAAGTTGTTTGCTGGCAGTACTTCTAATGATGCTTATCCCCTTGATTCTTCTGTGCAAATGGCAGaggtaaatataattttattgGTTAGTACTAAATAACCATGTCATGAAAATAGACCTATCATTCAGGATCAAGTCTCTTAAGACTCAGAATTCTTATCTGGTAAATGAAGTCATCATGAAGATGTAGAAGTCAGTATCTTAACTACTATTTGAGGGATAATGCATCCTGGCCTTTCAAACACCCCAGAACAATTCTGGTAAAATACAATGTTTCGGGATAAAATTCTGTCTCTTCCACttaatttcctctcttttttagAAATTCAGTTAAATCCTGGGAAACCAaatattttgttggtttttttcttttcgtcTGAACCGTCATCCTTTTGTGCAACTTTCATCAGACTCAATGTCTGTTTGCAGTAAGCTGAAGTAAGCTTGAGTGCATTCAACTTTAATTAGACAATATCAATATTTGGATTTGCAGTTGAATGACTGTTCATGTTTAGAatctacaatttaaaaaaaaaaacaaacaaaaaaacaaacaaacaaacaaacccacaaaaatgaaacaaaaccttcAAAGGCCCCaaattttggcttttttgttggaaaaaaaaagacaaacatgcaGTATTTTCAGATCTGAAAGTATATGTATGGGACTCTGATAACCTTTTCAGATCATAAGCTGAGTTTTTTCTCCTATACTTCTATGTTTCAGGTTTACATTTGTGTTCACTAAGTCAGCCAATAGAGCTGGTTACTGCACCACCTGTCTATGAGAATGTGGCCAGGGAACGTAAAACTCTGACTACTGCATGGAGCAGAATGGCACTTGTTGACTAGGTGGAAGTTTTTATAGAGTACGGTTTTCACTAGGATGGGGTTGGTTGAAAATCCAGCAGAAAAATCACTCTTAGCCTGATGGTGTTATCATACTATTATAACTACTTTTTGACTTtagaacacattttaaagaattcAACCCTAGAGTACTGTCACGTAAAATATATTTGTGGTTATCCAACTGTGCTAAAGTAGATTTTTGTGTGAATGACTACACTATACCAAAATATCaacttgtatttttctttcctctttgcaggCTTCAGAAGTCAGTCATGCCTGCTATACCAGatccaaaatacatattttctgatCTCTTCAATGATCATAATGGAAACTTCCAGGtaatcttccccttcccagcaagATTGTAATCTCTAGAGTGTTGAGAATAATTTGAAAGTAGCTACTGATACTTCCTCTGCACAGACATTACCACAAGCACTCTCTGACCCAAGAGAAAAGCTTTTCCCCTTGTGCAGCATCACCAAGAGGATCGACAGGGCAAATACCTGAGCTCATACACTCAGTGTAGTGTTGCATTGGCACTGTGAAAAGACACTTGCTatagaaagaaacagagaaattgcTGGAGAAGAATTTAAGGGTTTCCAGAGGCACAAGATCCAGTGAGATGGCACTGTGGTGTTTGCATACATTCCTGCACATGATAGCTCAGGGAGATTGCTTCAACCTGATCTTGCTCTTTATGTTTGTAAAGTGTTGTGAGAGTTAGTGCTGAGCCAGTGATGGCACTCATGCCTATGGAGGCATCAGTCATGATAGGAAGCATCCTCTCTTAGCCACAGAGGTGTATGGTCGCTAAAAGTTTAGACATGAAATGACTGTCAAATGAATAGACCACagtttttgctttggtttcttaCTGTTCCTTGAGTCCATGACATCACATACatgatgtatttttctgtattaattgGACTGTCTTTATCTTAATTACCATTAAGTTTCCTCCGAGTAGAGAGAGgtcaaatatttactttttaaaacccAATGACAATATCAAAGAGCAATAATAAAATTTCAGTAACAGACTGAAAACTCTCTCTATATAaaatagctttaaactgaaactgaagaagaaagatataaatacaaattaatattGAAGCTTTAGTACAGaagtgctgggtttgtgtgtgtgggagCGGTTCTTGGTAGTGtgggaggggactacagcagtagccacctgtgagaagcttctcaaagctcccctggctccaagtaggatctgcctttgcaccaaggccaggccaatttgTtttggtggctgcgcctctgtgatgctgtatttaagaaggggaacctgggagaaggagtgggagttgggaagaggagttgtgaggagggtacctatgtgaacaccgaggtcagtgggaGAAACGAGGAGAAAGTGGGGGATGTGCACCAGTTTAgacactcccctgcagcccatggtgagacagcaggactgccaccctgccacccatggaggtccgtAGTGGAGTAGAAGCCCACCTGCAACCCATGGGGaaccccacactagagcaggtggctgtgcccaaaggaggccGGGACTCTGGGGAAAGAAGCCCccatgtcctggttcagctaggatagggttaagtttccccagcagtggggggaagctctagctgggttattcaataccgtgctgacgtcacctcctggcgccaaAGTGCAGGAGCGGGAGAGAGTCTAACGcctgtgttatgccatctctctgctctcactgctgtactggtagatatcttgctctgttcattgttattactgttactgttattgttattgttgttgtctgttgtgttgctgttgcactgttgtattaaacctctccttatctcagccccggggctttgtatttcactccctttgtgggggaggggcagcggccgtgtggtctcagaccccggcagggactaaaccaccacaccccactgttgtagttcagcactgggaggactgcaagcGTGGGAGACATCCATGCTAGAGCAGCTCAGAAAGGGCTCTGGCCCATGGGACTCACATCAAAAAAAGTTCGTGAAGGGCTGTCTTCCATGAGAAGGACAtcatgctgaagcaggggaagagtgtgaggagtccttcccctgaggaggaaagagtggcagGACTCACCataccccccattccctgccccctgcacagctaagggggaggaggtagagagatggggagcaaagctgagcctggaaagaagggacgggtggggggaaggtgtttttaagatgtggaaatgcttcttactgtcttactctgttaagtgttgatGTCAGTGTCTggattaatgttctttttcttcccctaatgagtctgtcttttgcccatgactgtaatgggtgaatcatccctctctgtccttatctctgttcttgagccttttgctttattttttccttcccagtcctgagggggaaggggtgagcaagcaACTGCATGGtcctcagttgctctctgggctcaaactgGGTCACCTAAATCTCCATGTAAACTCAGTCTTAATTTGGATTAAGTCAGGGTTTGGGTCAAAGAATTCATGAGTCTGTCAAGGAGGGAACACCGGGTATTTTACACATCTAAGGTTTTCTAAAGGACCTGATTAAATACGAAGATGTATTTAATGTAGTCTCAATAATAAGTAGGAGTTTGTATGCATTTGTGAAATCCTGTCTGCTTTCCTGCCATTCTGTCTTTCTTCCATCCTGCTATCTTGTGTCCTGCTTGTCTATATtgcttccttttcatcttctccGTTGTGGCTCATTCTGGAAAGATGCCATTACAAGAGGAAAATTGGTGTCTGTACAGGTTTCTTTTGATTGATATCTCAGTCCCTGCCAAcatcaacattttaattttcctagGAATGGATAGACAAAACGGATCATGCAGCGATGCAAACGAAGCTAGAATATGAAGAGCCAGAATGCATCATTGAGGCAGAAAGCCAGCAAGAATATGAGAAGAACAGTGACAAACAGGGGCCTCaggaaaaaatcactttttcaGGAGCAGCTGAAAATAATGACCCCAAAGCAGCTCAGATTTCCTGCCTGATGCCAACATCCAACACTATAGCTTCATTTGCTGGCTTCCAGATTTTAATGAATGATGACATGTATGTGATGCTATAAAATCTGCATGATGCAGAAGGTGTTAGGTGTTACATAAAAGATCCTGATGAGTTTAGGGGAGTGTGTGTTATCTGGTTTCAGATCTGTACTTTCCCAACACTTATGATCACTTGGGCGGGCTCAATGTTCGAAACAAACTTCTGGAAATTTATAGTTAGAATTTGTTCTAATTGGGATTTAAGACTAAATGGACCCCCATTTTCCTGATATGGAGAGGATACAACAAAAGCTCCTCCATAATACGTGTTTGCACAGCCAAGACTCAGTCCTTGCACTTATGGAGTATGTAGAGCAGTGCAAACTACACTGTTATTCTTCccaaatgaagagagaaaataaagggaTTTTTCTGCTAATGGTCTTTGTCTCACAAAGACCAAATCATACACTGCTCATTTTCACAATGATAGGGCTTTGCATGCCCTCTTAGAGTGGAAGCACTTGTTTTTGTAAGCTGCTTCTCCCACTGTGAAACTTTGTGCCGAATGGCACACATCAAAGTTTTTATAAAGAGAAAGAGTAAGTCCCCATATCTAAGAACAGAAGAGTGAGGATGTGCAATATTGAGTCACATTTTATCCTGCAAGCAGTGCTGTATAGGCTGCTTCCCCCAGAACAGCAGGGCTTCATGGGCCTCCTCTGAGATCAGGTCCTCAGTATCTTAAAGTCTTTGTATGACTATGCAAATTCTTCTAGAAAGCTGAGGTTCATTTtgaataatatttgtatttaactaagtcacatttatttcaaacttttttttcagtgtaatcaGCAGCTGTAGACCCAAATTAGGATTTCTTATTTGTGTTGCATACACCAGCCTCTTGTTCTCAAATAACGTTCTAAACTTTTCTAAACACaccatcttttaaaatatgtttaattttcagtttaaattacAATATACTATGCAAttagacatcagaaaaaaaatcttgactatttttattttccctctatCACTTAGGCTACATgctatttaaaaagaagtttaattGCTAAATGCATCTATGATATGGGTAATGTCTGGTAGATATACCGTGATTATATGTTGACTTAGGTCCAGATATTTACGTGGATATCAGTCAGTCATTAAATGACTTTATCAGTTGATTAACTTTGCCAGTTGCATACTTTCATTGTAGTATAACTTGGAAATTGCACATATCAGAGAATTACAGtgattagtaaaatatttttaattcagtctttaaaaaactTCAACTCCAGATCTCTTTGAAAATAGTAAATAGCAATATGGATCATTAGGTCTCAAAATCTGTTTCTAGGTGACCCAGTTAGGTGTACAAGTTAAAATCCAGAAATTTTCTGGCCAATAACTGGGAAACTCAACTGGAAGGATAGTTCAGGCACATTCCCCAAGTTTTGCTTGGTATTACTTCAGATTTGGTTGTCCACTAACAAGATTAACATGCTAACAAAGGATTTCCCATAATCCTGaaaacatttctgccttttcctatCTAAAACAGATGTGTGCAAGTTTTTTGGGGCCTTTTGTACAGCCCacatttctggaaattttttatAAAGGTAACCATGCAAAGTTTCAATAACACCGTGCAAATGCAATGGATTTTAAACTAATGCAAGCTGCATATAATTTGATGAACAGAATCTAGCTCAGATCAGCTCTTCTGATCTGATATAAAATTGGCATTATTGCATGAGAATCAAAGAAGTTACAGAGATTTACAACAGATAAGAACCTGTTCCAGTAAAGGTTCCAACAATAAAGTGTGAAGTAAAGCCCAGAATGTACTGCTTAGTTACTTCATGTTTGAACCACACATACATATGGTTGTCTAGAGAGCTAGCTAAATACCTTAATTAAACCACTTTGTGTTGAGCAAATACTTTTCTGTCTGAATTCAAAATG
Protein-coding regions in this window:
- the CRLF2 gene encoding cytokine receptor-like factor 2 — translated: MITHLFTVCCVIPTMRLILQACSLMFTLVNLVASQSQSPGWKDAINTTIINFNNEKMQITWAAKKLFPSKNVSFSYTFDEGKHKVWKPCPTYLLDEDYNSGCLFKTEGPTLAISIRHSNGSEELFSKRLKSDFYIKPNRPENVTFFWKDDTVTVSCNKPERAVKCLRLELQYKSKFDKEWQSRTSKCCSVGEQGFDPRKCYSFRVRLKRLVPYCNVVNYSSDWEAETFWMNGTLLDSCDDDVKSQSNPIVVLSCLLAVLLMMLIPLILLCKWQRLQKSVMPAIPDPKYIFSDLFNDHNGNFQEWIDKTDHAAMQTKLEYEEPECIIEAESQQEYEKNSDKQGPQEKITFSGAAENNDPKAAQISCLMPTSNTIASFAGFQILMNDDMYVML